One window from the genome of Micromonospora aurantiaca ATCC 27029 encodes:
- a CDS encoding NCS2 family permease, with amino-acid sequence MSIAPPPDHGTPPDPAHPRNAFDRFFLISARGSTLSRELRGGFATFFTMAYIVVLNPLILGSGKDGDGRSLAIPALAAATALVAGLMTILMGVVARFPIALAAGLGVNALVAYEIAPQMTWADAMGLVVIEGVLIGILVLTGLRTAVFRSVPTQLKTAIGVGIGLFLTIIGLVDAGFVRRVPDAANSTVPVGLGINGKIVSWPMLVFVVGLLITLVLVVRRVRGAILIGILASTVLAIVVEAIANVGPSFVDGKPNPKGWALNVPELPKQIVDLPDLSLLGQFNVLNSWSRVGWLVPLMFIFTLLITDFFDTMGTMVAIGQEGDMLDETGTPPKAKEILLVDSIAAAAGGAASVSSNTSYIESAAGVAEGARTGVANLVTGALFLLAMFLAPLSLIVPFEAASTALVVVGFLMMTAVRTIDWTDYEIAIPAFLTIALMPFTYSISNGIGAGVISFVLLKVAKGKAREVHPLLYGVAVLFIVYFLRGPVESVLL; translated from the coding sequence ATGTCCATTGCCCCGCCGCCGGATCACGGCACACCGCCCGATCCCGCGCATCCACGAAACGCCTTCGACCGCTTCTTCCTGATCTCGGCGCGCGGGTCGACGCTGAGCCGGGAGTTGCGAGGCGGCTTCGCCACGTTCTTCACGATGGCGTACATCGTGGTGTTGAACCCGCTGATCCTGGGCAGCGGTAAGGACGGCGACGGCCGTTCGCTGGCCATCCCGGCGCTCGCCGCGGCGACCGCGCTGGTCGCCGGCCTGATGACCATCCTGATGGGCGTGGTGGCCCGGTTCCCGATCGCGCTCGCGGCCGGTCTGGGCGTGAACGCGCTCGTCGCCTATGAGATCGCGCCCCAGATGACCTGGGCGGATGCGATGGGCCTGGTGGTCATCGAGGGTGTGCTGATCGGCATCCTGGTGCTCACCGGACTGCGTACCGCGGTGTTCCGCTCGGTGCCCACGCAGCTCAAGACCGCGATCGGCGTCGGCATCGGTCTGTTCCTGACCATCATCGGCCTGGTCGACGCCGGTTTCGTCAGGCGCGTGCCGGACGCCGCGAACTCCACGGTGCCGGTCGGGCTGGGCATCAACGGCAAGATCGTCAGCTGGCCGATGCTCGTCTTCGTGGTCGGCCTGCTGATCACGCTGGTCCTGGTGGTACGCCGGGTCCGCGGCGCGATCCTGATCGGCATCCTGGCCTCCACCGTGCTGGCCATCGTGGTCGAGGCGATCGCCAACGTCGGCCCGTCCTTCGTCGACGGCAAGCCGAACCCGAAGGGCTGGGCGCTGAACGTGCCCGAGCTGCCCAAACAGATCGTGGACCTGCCCGACCTGTCGCTGCTGGGCCAGTTCAACGTGCTGAACTCGTGGAGCCGGGTCGGCTGGCTGGTGCCGCTGATGTTCATCTTCACGCTGCTGATCACGGACTTCTTCGACACCATGGGCACGATGGTCGCGATCGGCCAGGAAGGGGACATGCTCGACGAGACGGGCACCCCGCCGAAGGCCAAGGAGATCCTGCTGGTCGACTCGATCGCCGCCGCCGCGGGTGGCGCGGCCTCGGTGTCCAGCAACACGTCGTACATCGAGAGCGCCGCAGGCGTTGCGGAGGGTGCGCGGACCGGCGTGGCCAACCTGGTCACCGGCGCGTTGTTCCTGCTCGCCATGTTCCTGGCACCGCTGTCGCTGATCGTGCCGTTCGAGGCCGCGTCGACGGCGCTGGTGGTGGTCGGCTTCCTGATGATGACGGCGGTCCGCACGATCGACTGGACCGACTACGAGATCGCCATCCCGGCGTTCCTCACCATCGCGCTGATGCCGTTCACCTATTCGATCTCGAACGGCATCGGGGCCGGCGTGATCAGCTTCGTACTGCTGAAGGTGGCGAAGGGTAAGGCCCGGGAGGTCCACCCGCTCCTGTACGGGGTCGCCGTGCTGTTCATCGTGTACTTCCTGCGCGGGCCGGTCGAGTCCGTGTTGCTCTGA
- a CDS encoding DUF2530 domain-containing protein has product MSQEQQPRPEPLDPPMVPFAVAGLIAWAVAGLVLLIFFRDWLTESGRQNWLWTCLAGFLWGFPGLAVMMRHDANRRRRRAAEAQRAR; this is encoded by the coding sequence GTGTCACAGGAGCAACAGCCGCGGCCGGAGCCGCTCGACCCGCCGATGGTGCCGTTCGCCGTCGCCGGGCTGATCGCCTGGGCGGTGGCCGGCCTGGTGCTGCTGATCTTCTTCCGGGACTGGCTCACCGAATCCGGGCGTCAGAACTGGCTCTGGACCTGTCTGGCCGGTTTCCTGTGGGGCTTTCCCGGCTTGGCGGTGATGATGCGGCACGACGCCAACCGGCGTCGCCGACGCGCTGCCGAAGCGCAGCGAGCGCGCTGA
- a CDS encoding MarR family winged helix-turn-helix transcriptional regulator: MTERTVTAKRVPPAQLAPQLRDAITRLNRRVRQARPVGDLTVTQLSALTSLNLAGALTPRELADVERVQPPTMTKIVAKLEERGLVQRTPHPTDGRQVILAATEGGRAVLDQFERARNEWLATRLAALTEDERETLRRAADILQGIARA; the protein is encoded by the coding sequence GTGACGGAGCGGACGGTGACGGCGAAACGCGTGCCACCGGCGCAGCTGGCTCCTCAGCTGCGAGATGCGATCACCCGGCTCAACCGGCGGGTACGACAAGCCCGGCCGGTCGGCGACCTCACGGTCACCCAGCTGTCGGCGCTCACCAGCCTCAATCTGGCGGGCGCCCTCACGCCACGGGAACTGGCTGATGTCGAACGGGTGCAGCCGCCCACGATGACGAAGATCGTCGCGAAGTTGGAGGAGCGCGGCCTCGTGCAGCGCACCCCCCATCCGACCGACGGACGGCAGGTCATCCTGGCGGCGACCGAAGGGGGAAGGGCCGTACTCGACCAGTTCGAGCGGGCCCGCAACGAGTGGCTGGCCACCCGGCTGGCCGCGCTGACCGAGGACGAACGCGAGACGCTACGGCGAGCAGCGGACATCCTCCAGGGCATCGCTCGCGCCTGA
- a CDS encoding DUF3027 domain-containing protein, whose amino-acid sequence MGNNGQVTRPASARAPRLDQVCAAAVEVARDAITEVEPTDIGDHLQAVAEGDRVVTHYFECRMAGYRGWRWAVTVTRVPRSRHVTICETVLLPGPDALLAPGWLPWQERLKPGDLGPGDLLPTPADDERLAPGYLLSDDPAVEETAWELGLGRARVLSREGRAEAAQRWYDGDHGPDAAISAAAPAAARCGTCGFYLPLAGSLRLAFGACGNFYAPDDGRVVSADHGCGAHSETMIEAAETSVDELPTVYDDSAVEAMTVSRAPGSVEAAEPAEPYGHP is encoded by the coding sequence ATGGGGAACAATGGTCAGGTGACCAGGCCCGCCTCCGCCCGCGCTCCCCGGCTCGACCAGGTCTGCGCCGCCGCCGTCGAGGTGGCCCGCGACGCGATCACCGAGGTGGAGCCCACCGACATCGGCGATCATCTCCAGGCGGTCGCCGAGGGCGACCGGGTCGTCACCCACTACTTCGAATGCCGGATGGCCGGTTACCGCGGCTGGCGCTGGGCCGTCACTGTGACCCGGGTGCCGCGCAGCCGGCACGTCACCATCTGCGAGACGGTGCTGCTGCCCGGCCCGGACGCGCTTCTCGCTCCGGGCTGGCTGCCCTGGCAGGAGCGGCTCAAGCCGGGCGACCTGGGTCCGGGCGACCTGCTGCCCACCCCGGCCGACGACGAGCGGCTCGCCCCCGGCTACCTGCTCTCCGACGACCCCGCAGTGGAGGAGACCGCCTGGGAGCTGGGCCTGGGCCGGGCCCGGGTGCTGTCCCGGGAGGGCCGCGCCGAGGCCGCCCAGCGGTGGTACGACGGGGACCACGGCCCGGACGCCGCGATCTCGGCCGCCGCGCCGGCCGCCGCACGCTGCGGCACCTGCGGTTTCTACCTGCCGCTCGCCGGTTCGCTGCGCCTGGCGTTCGGTGCCTGCGGCAATTTCTACGCCCCTGACGACGGCCGGGTGGTGAGCGCCGACCACGGTTGCGGCGCGCACTCGGAGACGATGATCGAAGCGGCCGAGACGTCCGTGGACGAGCTGCCCACCGTCTACGACGACAGCGCGGTCGAGGCCATGACCGTCAGCCGGGCCCCGGGCTCGGTGGAGGCGGCCGAACCGGCGGAGCCGTACGGCCACCCCTGA
- a CDS encoding MFS transporter, which yields MALSSRSGRSFLGRTVGTGIRATRLLLRGSLHGGRWMTRRAGTARARSAGNEVGMVRLFDLHALSCAGDTLIAIGLAGTIFFDVPLGEARNKVALYLLVTMVPFAMLAPVVGPLLDHFRHGRRYALATTMLGRAFLAWLISDYIGGFGLYPAAFGVLALSRAYGVARSAAVPRLLPEGLGLSQVGARASVYGTVAGALVAPIGLAAFWFGPQWPLRVASVIFLIGMVISLRLPPKADSEPPERMPHPLRALRRRDGERPLGRGRPSGRLVIATLIGAAALRGLYGFLLLFLAFAIKAGDLTTDFFGRDLGAQGALGLVGGALAVGTFLATALGTRLRIHRPTALQSSGTIVVAGVAVLAALKFSLPMVALLCLVAAMMSGIAKLAVDASIQERIPERLRASSFAHSETALMLAFVAGGGLGLVPFTGLIGVTVAAAVAALVAVRGVLVAGKLRGEHLAGRPLGDEELAAEQATRAEKPATTSFDDPAPTSPAPQRSGPPPDDDGLAPPGFHIYRPSSSVGGPGGVEDTERRDPRGPVA from the coding sequence ATGGCGCTGTCCTCCCGCTCCGGCCGCTCCTTTCTCGGGCGGACCGTCGGCACCGGCATCCGCGCCACCCGGCTGCTGCTGCGGGGCTCGCTGCACGGCGGGCGCTGGATGACCCGGCGTGCCGGCACGGCCCGGGCCCGCAGCGCCGGCAACGAGGTGGGCATGGTCCGCCTGTTCGACCTGCACGCGCTCTCCTGCGCCGGTGACACGCTCATCGCGATCGGCCTGGCCGGGACGATCTTCTTCGACGTGCCGCTGGGCGAGGCGCGCAACAAGGTGGCCCTCTACCTGCTGGTGACGATGGTCCCGTTCGCCATGCTCGCCCCGGTGGTCGGCCCGCTGCTCGACCACTTCCGCCACGGCCGGCGGTACGCGCTGGCCACCACCATGCTGGGCCGGGCGTTCCTGGCCTGGTTGATCTCCGACTACATCGGCGGCTTCGGGCTCTACCCGGCGGCGTTCGGCGTGCTCGCGCTCTCCCGGGCGTACGGGGTGGCCCGCTCGGCGGCGGTCCCCCGGCTTCTCCCGGAAGGGCTGGGGCTGTCCCAGGTCGGGGCGCGCGCGAGCGTCTACGGCACGGTGGCCGGCGCACTCGTCGCACCGATCGGCCTGGCCGCGTTCTGGTTCGGGCCGCAGTGGCCGCTGCGGGTCGCCTCGGTGATCTTCCTGATCGGCATGGTGATCTCGCTCCGGCTGCCGCCGAAGGCCGACTCCGAGCCGCCGGAGCGGATGCCGCACCCGCTGCGCGCGCTGCGCCGCCGCGACGGCGAGCGCCCGCTGGGCCGGGGTCGTCCCAGTGGCCGGCTGGTGATCGCCACGCTGATCGGCGCGGCGGCGCTACGCGGGCTCTACGGCTTCCTGCTGCTGTTCCTGGCCTTCGCGATCAAGGCCGGTGACCTGACCACCGACTTCTTCGGCCGCGACCTCGGCGCCCAGGGCGCGCTGGGTCTGGTCGGCGGCGCACTGGCGGTCGGCACGTTCCTGGCCACCGCGCTCGGCACCCGTCTGCGCATCCACCGGCCGACAGCGCTCCAGTCCAGCGGCACGATCGTGGTGGCCGGTGTGGCGGTGCTCGCCGCGCTGAAGTTCTCGCTGCCGATGGTGGCGCTGCTGTGCCTGGTCGCGGCGATGATGAGCGGGATCGCCAAGCTGGCGGTGGACGCCTCGATCCAGGAACGCATCCCGGAGCGGCTGCGCGCCAGCTCGTTCGCGCACTCGGAGACCGCGCTGATGCTGGCGTTCGTGGCCGGGGGCGGGCTCGGGCTGGTGCCGTTCACCGGCCTGATCGGGGTGACCGTCGCCGCCGCGGTGGCCGCGCTGGTGGCCGTACGCGGCGTGCTGGTCGCCGGCAAGCTGCGCGGTGAGCACCTGGCCGGCCGGCCGCTCGGCGACGAGGAACTGGCGGCGGAGCAGGCGACCCGCGCCGAGAAACCGGCCACGACCTCGTTCGACGACCCGGCGCCCACGTCACCGGCGCCCCAGCGTTCCGGCCCGCCGCCGGACGACGACGGGCTGGCCCCGCCCGGCTTCCACATCTACCGGCCGTCCTCCTCGGTGGGCGGGCCGGGCGGCGTCGAGGACACCGAGCGGCGCGACCCCCGGGGGCCGGTGGCGTGA